The following proteins are encoded in a genomic region of Mycobacteriales bacterium:
- a CDS encoding DUF4350 domain-containing protein, with protein sequence MSIQEAPPPAIEDRPVEEESAGGAAPTVTGASTRTLWRRYRVVVVVAAVIIIVATAVALAQSRGAGGRLDPEAAGPDGGRALATLLGDRGVQVRRVTDPDAAATDLGSGDAVFVGIPGQLTDSTARVLGDASQGTVVLVSPSTDVLDTIAGGIRTSSFETTDVRSPGCDDAAATAAGDALIGGRTYESETGTRCYGDADAAPMVVAATRGGARLVVLGTGEMLTNDRLDEDGNAALGLNLLGGDGSANQLRWLVPSPGASSDGESTSSILPDWVLPALLELAFAGLLLALWRGRRLGPPVVEPLPVVVRAAEAVEGRSRLYRRAQARDRAADALRSGALARMVPRLGIDAPTGAEPPPGAVVAAVASRSGQPDAAVFATLFGPPPVDDAGLVALADSLDSIVRDTLDPEGPHQ encoded by the coding sequence ACGGGCGCGTCGACCCGGACGCTGTGGCGGCGGTACCGGGTGGTGGTCGTGGTCGCCGCCGTGATCATCATCGTCGCGACCGCTGTCGCCCTGGCGCAGTCGCGTGGCGCCGGCGGGCGCCTCGATCCGGAGGCCGCCGGTCCGGACGGCGGCCGGGCGCTGGCGACGCTGCTCGGCGACCGCGGCGTACAGGTGCGACGGGTGACCGATCCGGACGCGGCCGCGACTGATCTCGGTTCTGGTGACGCCGTGTTCGTCGGCATTCCGGGCCAGCTGACCGACAGCACGGCGCGGGTGCTCGGTGACGCCTCGCAGGGGACCGTCGTCCTGGTGAGCCCCTCCACCGACGTGCTCGACACGATCGCCGGCGGGATCCGGACGTCCTCGTTCGAGACGACGGACGTCCGGTCGCCCGGATGCGACGACGCGGCCGCGACGGCGGCGGGAGACGCGCTGATCGGCGGGCGTACGTACGAGTCGGAGACCGGCACCCGCTGCTACGGCGACGCGGACGCGGCGCCGATGGTCGTCGCGGCGACCCGTGGTGGTGCGCGGCTGGTCGTGCTCGGGACCGGCGAGATGCTCACCAACGACCGGCTGGACGAGGACGGAAACGCCGCGCTCGGGCTGAACCTCCTCGGCGGTGACGGCAGCGCGAACCAGCTGCGTTGGCTGGTCCCGTCGCCGGGCGCGTCGTCGGACGGGGAGTCGACGTCGTCGATTCTCCCGGACTGGGTCCTGCCGGCCCTGCTGGAACTGGCGTTCGCGGGGTTGCTGCTCGCGCTCTGGCGCGGACGTCGGCTCGGGCCGCCGGTGGTCGAGCCGCTGCCGGTCGTGGTTCGAGCCGCGGAAGCGGTCGAAGGCCGATCCCGGTTGTACCGCCGGGCGCAAGCACGAGACCGGGCCGCTGATGCGCTGCGCTCGGGCGCGCTGGCGCGGATGGTGCCGCGGCTCGGCATCGACGCCCCGACCGGTGCGGAACCCCCGCCTGGAGCCGTGGTGGCCGCGGTCGCTTCGCGGTCGGGCCAGCCGGATGCCGCCGTCTTCGCCACCCTGTTCGGACCGCCGCCGGTGGACGACGCCGGGCTGGTGGCGCTCGCCGACTCACTCGACTCGATAGTTCGCGACACGCTCGACCCGGAGGGACCGCACCAGTGA